One Spirochaetota bacterium genomic region harbors:
- the rpsL gene encoding 30S ribosomal protein S12, with protein MPTINQLIRKGRSEKVKKSKSPALKSCPQKRGVCTRVMTVTPKKPNSALRKVARVRLTNGIEVTAYIPGIGHNLQEHSAVLVRGGRVKDLPGVRYHIIRGALDALGVNDRKKGRSKYGTKRPKA; from the coding sequence ATGCCTACAATTAATCAGTTAATAAGGAAAGGGAGATCAGAGAAGGTTAAAAAATCAAAATCTCCAGCACTTAAAAGTTGTCCACAGAAGAGAGGAGTATGTACACGAGTGATGACTGTTACGCCAAAAAAACCAAATTCCGCATTGCGAAAGGTTGCTCGTGTCAGATTGACAAATGGAATAGAAGTAACAGCATATATTCCTGGAATAGGACATAATCTTCAGGAACACTCTGCAGTTCTTGTGAGGGGTGGTAGGGTAAAGGATTTGCCAGGTGTACGGTACCATATAATACGTGGTGCATTAGATGCTTTAGGTGTAAATGACCGCAAAAAAGGCAGATCAAAATATGGCACTAAGAGGCCAAAAGCATGA
- the rpsG gene encoding 30S ribosomal protein S7 translates to MARRRRPAKRTILPDPKYGNIIVSKFINCMMLKGKKGVAERAFYKALDLIGQRTQKDPIEVFITSLENVKPLVEVKSRRVGGATYQVPVEIRPERRQALAIRWIINNARSRNEKTMFQKLAGELLDAYNNTGASIKKKEDTHKMAEANKAFAHYKW, encoded by the coding sequence ATGGCACGAAGGCGTAGACCAGCAAAACGAACGATTTTACCAGATCCAAAATATGGCAATATAATTGTTTCAAAGTTTATTAATTGCATGATGTTAAAAGGGAAAAAGGGAGTTGCTGAACGGGCTTTTTATAAGGCATTAGATCTTATTGGACAGCGTACTCAAAAAGATCCTATTGAAGTATTTATCACTTCACTTGAAAACGTAAAGCCGCTTGTAGAGGTTAAATCACGTCGTGTAGGTGGTGCCACGTATCAGGTACCCGTAGAAATACGGCCTGAAAGGCGACAGGCACTGGCTATACGCTGGATTATTAACAATGCTCGAAGCAGGAATGAAAAGACTATGTTCCAGAAGCTTGCAGGTGAGCTGTTGGATGCATATAACAACACCGGCGCTTCAATAAAGAAAAAAGAAGATACCCATAAGATGGCAGAAGCTAACAAAGCCTTTGCACATTATAAGTGGTAA
- the rpoC gene encoding DNA-directed RNA polymerase subunit beta' translates to MRDFNDFNSIQIKLASPDMIREWSYGEVKKPETINYRTLKPERDGLFCERIFGTTKEWECYCGKFKSIRYKGVVCDRCGVEVTHYKVRRERGGHIELACPVAHIWYYRSVPSRIGLLLNLTVNELKSILYYEKYVVIDPGESDLKEKDVIDEDTYNHYYETYGDEFVADMGAAAIKEMLRRIDLDGEARELRSKIAGQDKLKVDKKDIKRLELIEAFRDSGNRPEWMILDVIPVIPPELRPMVQLDGGRFATSDLNDLYRRVINRNNRLKRLLLLRAPDIIVRNEKRMLQEAVDALFDNSKRKRAVKGKANRPLKSLSDMLKGKQGRFRQNLLGKRVDYSGRSVIVIGPELKLHQCGLPKKMAVELFKPFIMKRLVDKGFVQNIKSAKKMVENERPEVWEVLEEVIAEHPVLLNRAPTLHRLGIQAFEPVLVEGKAIKLHPLVCHAYNADFDGDQMAVHVPLSPRAQIECWTLMLSANNLLNPANGQPIVTPTQDIVLGIYYLTSELKSDSAHLPYFGSMDEVLYALEFKQIKYRTRIKYLINGEFVETTPGRLIFNEKLPAGFPFINYTVNDKELSKIISKIFREYGPTATVKVLDDIKELGFKYATYFGPTISTSDVKVPHLKDELIKKSNEMLEKIENEYRNGYITNEERYNRVIDLWTKTNEEITEVMFNTMAQDADGFNPIYIMAQSGARGSKQQIRQLAGMRGLMAKPSGEIIDVPIKSNFKEGLTVLEYFISTNGARKGLADTALKTADAGYLTRRLVDIAQDVVITMDDCGTSVGIDVGALKEGDEVVESIGSRVLGRTLLYDLYHPVTNEIICKSGELITEEIAEKIDELGLERITIRSVLTCEARHGVCARCYGRNLATSRMVDIGEAVGIIAAQSIGQPGTQLTMRTFHIGGTASHVVEESEISFNYPVYIKETTFKTVKTEDENGEKKTISVRRGYIVLQRLLEEIPIKSGEVLVNDGDRVYSGTPIVKKSDGTLSVTTKSGVVKLDKSKIYILGEPNMIPVNIGSVIFLKPDKFYYVNPQTGKTDVLVKFDPWNEPILTEINGKVKFIDIEINKSMREEIDPQTHQLKRIIVEAKTEKLQPAIEVSSADETFNYLLPKGAHLFVEDGQTVKAGTVIAKIPKEVEKTKDITGGLPRVAELFEARTPKDKATISEIDGRVKIGDTVKNKRKIIVTGDDGETREYQIPASKYLRVQDGDWINKGDKIDDGPIDPHDILDIKGPRELEKFLVNEIQEVYRLQGVQINDKHIEIIVRQMLRKVVIEDPGDTSFVVDQIVDKFEFDDENMRVEKEGGKAASAKPVLMGITKSALNTESFISAASFQETTRVLTEAAIKGKIDKLRGLKENVIIGHLIPAGTGVREYNKIKVYQKVPGDLDGVSKEAEEEIPAEK, encoded by the coding sequence ATGAGAGATTTTAATGATTTCAATTCTATTCAAATAAAATTAGCTTCACCAGATATGATCCGTGAGTGGTCATATGGTGAGGTGAAAAAACCTGAAACTATTAACTATCGTACATTAAAGCCTGAGCGAGATGGCCTTTTTTGTGAAAGGATATTTGGAACAACAAAAGAATGGGAATGTTACTGCGGTAAGTTTAAATCGATTAGATATAAGGGTGTTGTTTGTGATAGGTGTGGTGTGGAAGTCACCCATTACAAAGTGCGGCGTGAGCGTGGAGGACATATTGAATTAGCATGCCCAGTAGCACACATCTGGTATTACAGGTCAGTACCTTCAAGGATTGGATTGCTACTAAATTTGACAGTGAATGAATTAAAATCTATCCTTTATTACGAGAAATATGTGGTGATAGATCCTGGTGAATCTGATCTAAAGGAAAAAGATGTTATCGATGAGGATACCTATAACCACTATTATGAAACATACGGTGACGAATTTGTTGCGGATATGGGTGCAGCTGCCATTAAGGAAATGCTTCGCAGAATTGATCTTGATGGTGAAGCGCGTGAATTACGAAGTAAAATCGCCGGACAGGATAAGCTGAAAGTTGATAAAAAAGATATAAAGCGTCTTGAATTGATTGAGGCGTTTAGGGACTCAGGAAATCGCCCCGAATGGATGATACTGGATGTGATCCCTGTTATACCTCCAGAACTAAGGCCAATGGTTCAGCTGGATGGGGGCAGGTTTGCAACATCTGACTTGAATGACCTTTATCGACGAGTGATCAATAGAAATAACAGGCTTAAACGATTATTGCTATTGAGAGCACCTGATATTATAGTACGAAATGAAAAACGCATGCTACAGGAAGCAGTTGATGCTTTGTTTGATAACAGCAAACGCAAGCGTGCGGTTAAAGGCAAGGCTAACAGGCCTTTAAAATCCTTAAGTGATATGCTTAAGGGCAAGCAAGGGCGTTTCAGACAAAACCTTTTAGGAAAGCGAGTTGATTATTCAGGGCGATCAGTTATTGTTATTGGGCCTGAACTCAAGTTGCATCAGTGTGGATTGCCCAAAAAGATGGCTGTTGAGTTGTTTAAGCCATTCATAATGAAACGGCTTGTTGATAAAGGGTTTGTCCAAAATATAAAATCTGCTAAAAAGATGGTAGAAAATGAAAGGCCGGAAGTATGGGAAGTACTGGAAGAAGTAATTGCTGAACATCCGGTTCTCCTTAATCGTGCTCCTACATTGCACAGGTTAGGAATACAGGCATTTGAGCCTGTGCTTGTTGAAGGTAAGGCAATTAAGCTTCATCCTTTAGTGTGCCATGCGTATAATGCTGACTTTGATGGTGACCAGATGGCAGTTCATGTGCCACTATCTCCAAGAGCACAGATAGAATGCTGGACATTGATGCTTTCGGCAAACAATTTACTTAACCCTGCAAACGGACAGCCTATCGTCACTCCGACTCAGGATATTGTTTTAGGAATATATTATTTAACCTCAGAGTTAAAAAGCGACAGCGCACATCTCCCGTATTTTGGTTCAATGGATGAGGTATTGTATGCGCTGGAATTCAAGCAAATAAAATACAGAACCAGAATTAAGTATCTGATAAATGGTGAGTTTGTTGAAACAACACCAGGTAGATTAATATTCAATGAAAAACTTCCTGCAGGGTTCCCTTTTATAAACTATACCGTTAATGATAAGGAACTATCGAAAATTATTTCCAAAATATTCAGGGAATATGGTCCAACTGCAACAGTAAAGGTGCTTGATGATATAAAGGAATTAGGGTTTAAATACGCTACTTATTTTGGGCCAACTATCTCAACAAGTGACGTGAAGGTACCTCACTTGAAGGATGAGTTGATTAAAAAATCAAACGAGATGTTGGAGAAGATTGAAAATGAATACCGCAACGGGTATATAACCAATGAAGAGCGGTATAATCGTGTTATTGACCTGTGGACAAAAACAAATGAAGAAATTACCGAAGTTATGTTCAATACTATGGCGCAGGATGCAGATGGATTTAATCCCATTTACATTATGGCCCAGTCAGGTGCACGAGGCAGTAAACAGCAAATACGACAGCTTGCAGGTATGCGGGGCCTCATGGCAAAACCCAGTGGTGAAATTATTGATGTGCCTATTAAATCAAACTTCAAGGAAGGACTGACAGTACTTGAATATTTCATTTCTACCAATGGAGCACGAAAAGGACTTGCAGATACTGCGTTAAAAACTGCTGATGCCGGATATTTAACCCGAAGACTTGTCGATATTGCCCAGGATGTTGTTATTACTATGGATGATTGCGGTACATCAGTAGGAATCGATGTAGGTGCACTGAAAGAAGGTGATGAAGTTGTGGAATCTATTGGATCTAGGGTATTGGGCAGAACACTTTTGTATGATCTTTATCATCCAGTAACTAATGAGATTATTTGTAAGAGTGGTGAATTGATAACTGAGGAGATTGCAGAAAAGATAGATGAATTAGGACTTGAACGTATCACTATAAGGTCTGTATTGACATGTGAAGCTCGGCATGGAGTATGTGCACGCTGCTATGGCAGAAATTTAGCCACTTCACGTATGGTTGATATTGGTGAGGCAGTGGGAATCATTGCAGCACAATCTATTGGGCAGCCTGGGACACAGTTGACTATGCGAACATTCCACATTGGCGGAACTGCTTCCCATGTAGTTGAAGAAAGTGAAATCAGTTTTAATTATCCTGTCTATATAAAAGAAACAACATTTAAAACAGTAAAAACTGAGGATGAAAACGGTGAAAAGAAAACTATATCAGTACGCCGTGGATATATTGTTTTACAGAGATTACTGGAAGAAATCCCTATCAAGAGTGGTGAAGTGCTGGTAAATGATGGTGATAGAGTATATAGCGGAACTCCAATTGTAAAAAAATCTGATGGAACTTTATCTGTTACAACAAAATCAGGTGTAGTTAAGCTTGATAAATCAAAAATTTACATACTTGGCGAACCAAACATGATACCTGTCAACATTGGTTCTGTTATCTTTTTAAAACCGGATAAATTTTATTATGTCAATCCACAAACAGGAAAAACAGATGTACTTGTGAAGTTTGACCCGTGGAACGAACCAATTTTAACTGAAATAAATGGTAAGGTTAAGTTTATCGATATTGAAATTAATAAGAGCATGCGCGAGGAAATAGATCCGCAAACTCATCAGCTTAAAAGGATTATTGTTGAAGCAAAGACCGAAAAATTGCAGCCTGCTATAGAAGTATCTTCAGCTGACGAAACATTTAACTATTTGTTACCAAAAGGGGCACACCTGTTTGTTGAAGATGGACAAACAGTAAAGGCTGGTACTGTTATTGCTAAAATACCTAAGGAAGTTGAGAAGACAAAAGATATTACCGGTGGCTTGCCGCGTGTTGCAGAGCTATTTGAAGCACGTACTCCAAAGGATAAAGCTACCATTTCAGAAATTGACGGCCGTGTTAAAATTGGTGATACTGTCAAGAATAAACGCAAGATCATTGTAACTGGCGATGATGGTGAAACGCGTGAATATCAGATACCCGCTTCCAAGTACCTGCGTGTTCAGGATGGTGACTGGATAAATAAAGGCGATAAGATAGATGATGGTCCCATTGATCCCCATGACATTCTTGATATTAAGGGCCCGCGGGAGCTTGAAAAGTTCCTTGTGAATGAAATTCAGGAAGTATATCGATTGCAGGGTGTTCAGATAAATGATAAGCACATAGAAATAATTGTGCGCCAGATGCTTAGAAAGGTAGTAATTGAAGATCCAGGCGATACAAGTTTTGTTGTTGATCAGATTGTAGATAAGTTTGAATTTGATGATGAAAATATGCGTGTTGAAAAAGAAGGTGGTAAGGCAGCATCTGCAAAGCCAGTATTAATGGGTATAACAAAATCTGCTCTTAATACTGAATCATTTATATCTGCCGCATCATTCCAGGAAACGACACGCGTGTTAACAGAAGCTGCAATCAAAGGGAAGATTGACAAGCTCAGAGGGCTAAAAGAAAACGTTATTATTGGTCACCTGATACCAGCAGGTACTGGTGTACGTGAATACAATAAAATTAAGGTGTATCAAAAAGTTCCTGGTGACCTTGATGGCGTTTCAAAAGAAGCAGAGGAAGAAATCCCTGCAGAAAAGTAA